The Caldisalinibacter kiritimatiensis sequence TATAGTCATGTATAAACCAGTCTTTGTAGCCTGAATAAGAAGCAGTGCCGTAGGTTTCAGATAACGTGTATCCACTTACGTTAGCTAATATTTCACCTATGGTTTCCGCTTGAGGTGGAGCTAGATTTTGAAAATTCCAGTATATAACTTCTCCTTGACTATGATAAGCAAGTATTAATTTGAAATTATGATTACGTGTAAAATCTGCTATTGCTTTAGATTCAGGTTCAGATTCGGGAAATGGTCCAGGATACTTAGTTGGTCCAGGTCCGTCATAACCTAATTCTTGAGCAATTTCCTTATATTCTTGCCAGAAAGCATCATAGTTATGGTTTAAATCTACTCCTCTAATATTTGCTTGCCAAACCTGATTAAATGGTAGATTTGTGTTATTCCATAATAGTAATTCATTGTAATATGGACTATTTGGCTGTAAACCATTAAGTACCAAATCTATACCGTCGGGATTTACCATAGGAATGATATAAATTGTACTTTTATCCCATATATCCCTAATGTCATAGCCTCTTATAGAAGTATTCTCTGCATAGGCTTTAGCAAAGTTTTCTACAAACTTCATTAATAATAGCGAAGTTATCCATTCCAAAGCATGATGAGCACCATTATAAAAAACTTGATTTGGGCCATTACCTAATTTAATATAGTATAGCTCTCTGCCCAAAACGCTTGCTCCTGCAGTACCTAATTCAATAAATGGATACCTAGCTTTAAGTCCTCTAATGTCTCTTTGCATAATAGCATAAGTATAATCAATATTAGTATCTACTATATCAATTCCATATGGTATAATAATTTGTTGACCAATTAGGAGATTATCTGGGTTTATATTGGGATTAGCAACTTGTATTTTATTAACAGTTGTGTAGTAGCGTTTAGCAATATTATAAAGAGTATCACCAGGTTGAATTGTATAAACATCATACCCTAAAAGTAATTCATTGATTACTCTATAAGTTTTAGGACCTATAATCCCATCTCCAATCAACCCGTTATCCCTTTGAAACAAAATTACAGCTCCTTGAGTTTGAGGACCAAATATGCCGTCTATAGAGCCAGGGTTATAACCTATTTTGCTTAATAATGATTGAATTTCTTTAACGTCTGTGCCTCTAGAACCTATTCTTAATATTCTCAAAATAACACCTCACTTATTTAATATAAAATTAATTAACGAAATTACTATCTAATACATATATATGTATAATGGTAAAAATATAGATATTTTTATAATTATATATAGTAGTAAGATAGATTAACACAATAACAGGTAAATGAATATTATTTAAAAGAAGGATAATTATTTTAAATAATAAAGATAGGTGATTTCATGAAAATTATTATTGACCCAGGACATGGGGGGAAAGACCCAGGTGGTGGAAGTAATAATTATTGGTTAGAAAAGGATATGACGTTAAAAATATCATTATATCAATATGAAAAACTTAAAAAACTAGGTATTGATGTAGACATTACAAGAAAAACTGATAA is a genomic window containing:
- a CDS encoding M14 family metallopeptidase, translated to MRILRIGSRGTDVKEIQSLLSKIGYNPGSIDGIFGPQTQGAVILFQRDNGLIGDGIIGPKTYRVINELLLGYDVYTIQPGDTLYNIAKRYYTTVNKIQVANPNINPDNLLIGQQIIIPYGIDIVDTNIDYTYAIMQRDIRGLKARYPFIELGTAGASVLGRELYYIKLGNGPNQVFYNGAHHALEWITSLLLMKFVENFAKAYAENTSIRGYDIRDIWDKSTIYIIPMVNPDGIDLVLNGLQPNSPYYNELLLWNNTNLPFNQVWQANIRGVDLNHNYDAFWQEYKEIAQELGYDGPGPTKYPGPFPESEPESKAIADFTRNHNFKLILAYHSQGEVIYWNFQNLAPPQAETIGEILANVSGYTLSETYGTASYSGYKDWFIHDYSRPGYTVEVGKGRNPLPITQFPKIYEDNEELLILASLM